The Pseudomonas sp. LFM046 region CCCAGCTTCACGTATCACCGGTGCCGATTCACCGGTAATCGCCGATTCATCCACCGAAGCGACACCTTCAATCACCTCGCCATCGACCGGGATCAGTGAGTTGGCCAGGTCGCCCACCTCAACCACCACCACATCGCCTCTGCGTAGATCACTGGTATGAACCAACTGCCACTCAGCGCCGTAGCGGGGTTCGCGCAGCCTTTTTGCCCAAGTCTCCTTCTTTAATTCCTTCAAGAACGCGGCTTGTGCCTTGCTGCGGCCCTCGGTAAGCGCTTCGGCGAAGTTTGCGAATAGCACGGTGAACCAGAGCCAGAACGAAACCGTGAGAATGAAACCGGCACTGGCGTCTCCCTCTCGGCTCAGCGCCTGCACCCACAGCCCGGTGGTGACGATTGCGGCGGCATAGACCACGAACATCACCGGGTTGTGCCAAAGCACCCGGGGGTCAAGGTTACGCAGTGCGTCAATCGCTGCCGGCCGAACCAGCGAGGAAACGAACGGCGTGAAGGTTTTCCGCGTCATTTTTGCAGCTCACTTGGCGTGACAAACAGCATGCTATGGGTCGGAATAGTCCCTGCGGTGGGAGCCGGACGTTTCTTCGCCGCCAGACTGCCGGCAATCGCCAGTATTGGGACAATGACGCCAAAGCGGCCGAACCAGGTGGCCAGACCAAGGACACTGTTATAGAACGGCGTCTCGGCTGAGAGAGCGGCCAAGGTATTGCCGTTGTTGTTAGCGGCCGAGCTGAAGAGATAGCGGATTTCCGAGTACCCGTGACTGCCGGGGGTGGCGACGTCGATGCGGCCTGTATCCGCAGTTGCGGCGATGACCGGACCGTATCGCACCAGTAGAGCGGCAGCGAGGAGCCCCCGTAGGAACGCGGCCACCAGTGCGCCGAAGACATAAAGGCCGGTCATAGTCGCCTCCACTTCAGGGCTGAGCAGCCAACGCTAGACCGACTATCGTGGCGAAACTCACGACAATCAGAATGAAGTATGCGACGTCTCAGTAGCCCTCCCATGACCATTACCATCCTAGGGAGCCGCCTATAAAAATGCTGAAAAAGTTGTGGGTACTGGTATAAAAAAAATGAAAAGTACGCCGATACGAGCGTTGCCCAAGTGCCCACCTGCACGGATGACCAGTCTAATTAAGCCACGTCAGCAGGCCTGATCACGGTATCAAGCGAAG contains the following coding sequences:
- a CDS encoding potassium-transporting ATPase subunit KdpA; this encodes MTGLYVFGALVAAFLRGLLAAALLVRYGPVIAATADTGRIDVATPGSHGYSEIRYLFSSAANNNGNTLAALSAETPFYNSVLGLATWFGRFGVIVPILAIAGSLAAKKRPAPTAGTIPTHSMLFVTPSELQK